In Apus apus isolate bApuApu2 chromosome 5, bApuApu2.pri.cur, whole genome shotgun sequence, the following are encoded in one genomic region:
- the ATG14 gene encoding beclin 1-associated autophagy-related key regulator encodes MASPSGCRSQPGGQGGGAGAGAGAGAGPAALRGAEEDAEGLYVAVERCPLCNTARRRLTCAKCVRSGDFVFFDGRDSERFSEKKERLMHLKTKQREFQKHVLKAMEGKEITDQLRWKIMSCKMRIEQLKQTICKENDEMTRHAEGLLRIKEENQKHYRRAQRHQEKKEKIQRHNRKLGDLVEKKTSDLKTQYEHLANLRRTHILELTSVIFPIEEVKTSMRDPADESSGSDNAMTSSTVSKLAEARRTTYLSGRWVCDDHNGDTSISITGPWITLPNNGDYSAYYNWVEEKKTTQGPDMEHNNPAHTISAALCYATQLVNTLSLILDVNLPKKLCNSEFCGENLSRHRFMRAVKKLNANILHLCFSQHVNLDLLHPLHTLRNLMYLVSPDTENLGRSGPFEISADLEDSMEFVDPSATGETDESGDERVSDEETDLGTDWENLPSPRFCDIPSQQVEMLQSQSTQVSQPIASSSSAGGMISSAAASVTSWLKAYTGHR; translated from the exons ATGGCGTCTCCCAGCGGCTGCCGGTCCCAGCCcggcgggcagggcggcggggccggggccggggccggggctggggcgggcccggcggctTTGCGGGGCGCCGAGGAGGACGCCGAAGGGCTGTACGTGGCGGTGGAGCGCTGCCCGCTCTGCAACaccgcccgccgccgcctcaCCTGCGCCAAGTGCGTCCGGAGCGGAGACTTTGTCTTCTTCGACGGACGCGACTCGGAAAG gttttctgaaaagaaagaaaggctgaTGCATCTTAAAACTAAGCAGAGAGAATTCCAAAAACA tgtTTTGAAGGCCATGGAAGGGAAGGAGATAACTGATCAGCTG agaTGGAAAATAATGTCTTGCAAGATGAGGATTGAGCAGCTGAAACAGACCATTTGCAAGGAGAATGATGAAATGACAAGAC ATGCAGAGGGGCTTCTGAGGATCAAGGAGGAGAACCAGAAGCACTATCGCAGGGCTCAGAGGCaccaggagaagaaagagaagatcCAGAGGCACAACCGCAAGCTGGGGGACTtggtagagaaaaaaacctctgacTTGAAAACCCAGTATGAGCATCTGGCAAACCTTCGTCGCACGCACATCCTGGAGCTAACATCTGTCATATTTCCCATCGAGGAGGTGAAGACAAGCATGAG AGATCCTGCAGATGAGTCTTCTGGGAGTGACAATGCGATGACCTCTAGCACTGTGAGCAAGCTGGCAGAGGCCAGGAGAACCACCTACCTCTCTGGGAGATGGGTGTGTGATGATCATAACGGGGACACCAGCATCAGTATCACAGGGCCTTGGATAACCCTGCCTAATAATGGAGACTATTCAGCTTATTACAACtgggtggaagagaagaagaCTACACAAGGACCAG ATATGGAGCATAATAACCCTGCTCACACCATCAGCGCCGCGCTGTGCTATGCAACTCAGCTGGTTAACACCCTGTCCCTCATACTTGATGTGAATCTTCCCAAGAAGCTCTGCAACAG CGAGTTCTGTGGAGAGAATCTCAGCAGACACAGGTTCATGCGGGCAGTGAAGAAGCTGAATGCCAATATCCTTCACCTTTGCTTCTCTCAG CACGTGAATTTAGATCTGTTGCACCCACTGCACACGCTCAGGAACCTTATGTACCTGGTCAGCCCAGACACTGAGAACTTGGGCAG GTCTGGGCCTTTCGAAATCAGCGCAGACCTGGAGGACTCGATGGAGTTCGTGGATCCCAGCGCCACCGGCGAGACGGACGAGAGCGGCGACGAGCGCGTCAGCGACGAAGAGACAGACCTGGGGACAGACTGGGAGAacctgcccagccccaggttCTGTGACATCCCCTCGCAGCAGGTGGAgatgctgcagagccagagcacccaggtgtcccagcccatcgccagcagcagcagcgcggGGGGAATGATCTCGTCGGCGGCCGCTTCCGTCACCTCCTGGCTCAAAGCCTACACTGGGCATCGCTAA
- the FBXO34 gene encoding F-box only protein 34 yields the protein MKSSCRAGLHREPLNSTSSTFHQVKRVSGMHLKPYLKLQKKERSPEISQDSLRGPPVSHQRSAQEEKYTNNCTKLNVFPKPSLLTPSRKLLGIIYPNTMCNMNGKGPADGPSAREKKNALSATIHQGEEGEGPLDVWAVVKPGNTKEKIAFFAAQQCSSNTRLGSMKIKSTWDIDGRTAKRRKKSVDLKKAKIQLERMREANSRCSQPEPFACGIEHCSVHFGNDNGEGVFPGRSLSVIEMVAFLEQRASALLVDCAKSCTAASTTRLSAQPRALLPVSDPFSSAGACEVHGEKGPCGGGEQQSEPVRVLDMVAKLESECLRRQSEREAGSLSRNNSFRRNVGRVLLANGTQPEGEVGKVSSGGQALGDGGLEEAGVAEAGYGGRCGPLGDAELWDGAACARHPFPSGLDAGVGNANPGLAHAVLAITSGRSDSEAQLEPPRALLSGCPAAARLPADPLQSKNAAGDCTSEEPGIFPRQSLHPARQEPLCISISVTKTERGCRREKLSDCSSSEDPLPGRLFFLQADQPAAREQQALRESTQEKPGEAAQNEDEDALASDRPCVGTRVPTEPSALPVPPTEGALQVLDASCLKRQVSHDFLETRFKIQQLLEPQQYMAFLPHHIIVKIFGLLPTRSLVALKCTCYYFKFIIEYYNIRPADSRWVRDPRYREDPCKQCKKKYVKGDVSLCRWHPKPYCQALPYGPGYWMCCHRSQKGIPGCKLGLHDNHWVPACHSFNRAIHKKTRGAGAEVEEEY from the exons ATGAAGagttcctgcagagctggcctCCACAGGGAACCACTGAATTCCACATCCTCCACCTTCCATCAAGTCAAACG GGTTTCTGGTATGCACTTAAAGCCATATCTCAAGTTACAGAAGAAGGAGCGATCTCCAGAAATAAGCCAGGATTCCCTGAGGGGCCCACCTGTGAGCCATCAGAGATCAGCACAAGAAGAGAAATACACCAACAACTGCACCAAACTGAACGTTTTCCCAAAACCCTCCCTCCTGACTCCATCTCGAAAGCTTCTGGGGATTATTTATCCAAATACTATGTGCAATATGAACGGGAAAGGTCCAGCGGATGGTCCAAGtgcaagggaaaagaagaacGCCCTGTCTGCAACGATCCACCagggagaagaaggggaagggcCTCTGGATGTCTGGGCTGTAGTGAAACCTGGCAATACCAAGGAGAAGATTGCCTTCTTCGcagcccagcagtgcagcagcaaCACCCGCCTGGGCTCCATGAAAATTAAGAGCACGTGGGACATCGACGGGCGAACAGCGAAACGCCGGAAAAAATCGGTAGAtcttaaaaaagccaaaattcaACTGGAGAGAATGAGGGAGGCCAACTCCAGGTGCTCCCAGCCGGAGCCTTTTGCCTGTGGCATCGAGCACTGTTCGGTGCATTTTGGGAATGACAACGGGGAGGGTGTGTTCCCGGGCCGGTCCCTCTCGGTGATCGAGATGGTGGCCTTCCTGGAGCAGCGGGCGAGCGCCTTGCTGGTGGActgtgcaaagtcctgcacgGCTGCTTCTACCACCAGGCTGAGCGCTCagcccagagctctgctccCCGTCTCCGACCCCTTCTCCTCGGCCGGGGCCTGCGAGGTGCACGGGGAGAAGGGACCTTGTGGTGGCGGCGAGCAGCAGAGCGAGCCCGTGCGCGTGCTGGACATGGTGGCCAAGCTGGAGTCGGAGTGTTTGAGGCGCCAGAGCGAGCGGGAGGCCGGGAGCCTCTCACGGAACAACAGCTTCCGCAGGAATGTGGGGAGGGTGCTCCTGGCGAACGGCACCCAGCCCGagggagaggtggggaaggTCTCCTCGGGGGGCCAGGCTCTGGGGGATGGTGGCTTGGAGGAGGCAGGGGTAGCAGAGGCTGGATACGGAGGGCGGTGCGGTCCTCTGGGTGATGCTGAGCTGTGGGatggtgctgcctgtgctcGGCATCCTTTTCCTTCCGGGCTGGATGCTGGGGTGGGGAACGCGAACCCGGGGCTGGCTCACGCGGTGTTGGCGATAACCTCCGGCAGGAGCGACTCGGAAGCGCAGCTGGAGcctcccagggctctgctctcGGGGTGCCCggctgctgccaggctgccaGCAGATCCCTTGCAGAGCAAGAACGCTGCTGGTGATTGTACGTCGGAAGAGCCTGGGATTTTCCCAAGGCAGAGCCTGCACCCTGCTAGGCAGGAGCCCCTGTGCATCAGTATATCCGTCACCAAGACCGAGAGAGGATGCAGGAGAGAGAAGCTTTCTGACTGCAGCTCTAGTGAAGACCCcctcccagggaggctgttttTCCTCCAAGCTGACCAGCCTGCCGCTCGCGAGCAACAGGCGCTACGGGAAAGTACCCAAGAAAAGccaggagaagcagctcagaATGAGGATGAGGATGCTTTGGCATCTGACAGACCGTGCGTCGGAACCCGTGTCCCTACAGAGCCATCTGCCCTTCCTGTGCCACCCACAGAGGGGGCTTTGCAAGTACTTGATGCTTCCTGCTTGAAAAGGCAGGTCTCGCATGACTTTCTGGAGACCAGGTTTAAAATCCAGCAGCTTTTGGAGCCTCAGCAGTATATGGCCTTCCTGCCTCACCACATCATCGTGAAAATCTTTGGGTTGCTTCCTACTAGGAGTCTGGTTGCCCTAAAATGCACTTGCTACTACTTCAAGTTCATCATTGAGTACTACAACATCAGGCCAGCAGACTCCCGCTGGGTCCGTGATCCCCGCTACAGAGAAGACCCCTGCAAGCAGTGCAAGAAGAAGTATGTGAAGGGGGACGTGTCCCTCTGCCGGTGGCATCCCAAGCCATACTGTCAAGCTTTACCCTACGGGCCTGGGTACTGGATGTGCTGTCACCGGTCTCAGAAGGGCATCCCGGGCTGTAAGTTAGGTCTCCATGACAATCATTGGGTTCCTGCCTGCCACAGCTTTAACCGTGCTATCCACAAGAAAaccagaggagctggagctgaagtGGAAGAGGAATATTAG